A window of the Harmonia axyridis chromosome 5, icHarAxyr1.1, whole genome shotgun sequence genome harbors these coding sequences:
- the LOC123680216 gene encoding uncharacterized protein LOC123680216 — translation MIEMRLIVSIVFAMLVVASTADKFQDWKDQMETLQGKCTNQYKLNDAAITELLNANTVDVTDKNIQKLLYCIALDQGFMDSEGTLGTEKIAEHLKKLDLDEKTIKAVNKKCSSIEKPSDKNVLVGLYYKCYENELPRKYLVL, via the exons ATGATTGAAATGAGATTGATTGTGTCAATTGTTTTCGCAATGTTAGTTGTGGCTTCCACG gcTGACAAGTTCCAGGATTGGAAAGATCAAATGGAAACTCTTCAAGGAAAATGCACAAATCAGTATAAATTAAATGATGCTGCAATCACAGAATTATTGAATGCCAATACTGTTGATGTGACGGATAAGAACATCCAGAAACTTTTATACTGCATTGCATTAGATCAAGGATTCATGGACTCAGAGGGAACTCTTGGAACTGAAAAAATTGCTGAGCATTTAAAAAAACTGGATTTGGACGAGAAAACCATAAAAGCTGTAAACAAAAAATGTAGCTCTATAGAAAAACCTTCTGATAAGAATGTGTTAGTAGGTCTTTATTATAAATGTTATGAGAATGAACTACCAAGGAAATATCTTGTTCTTTGA